A single window of Pontibacillus chungwhensis DNA harbors:
- a CDS encoding FapA family protein: MAVHTPSDYIQIEEENETVYLRVLQKGGTFKDLEWMLTDHPRVQITKFQQAKEALEQEGGRAEIGVIKPAVIVKTDRSKMKATLVWNVTEQEWKENASKWGQEAIVALRKAGVVESPDLPAIYSSFYDKTAVVARGIEPRDGEDSVVSYVELASRKPTIKSNGEADFYDMNFVNEVKSGDWLGEKLSATIGTPGKNLYGDVILQTSGKEFPLLYDEETVELVQEENKHVLRAKCAGVVERVNGKIHVSNHLMIPGDVGPGTGHIEFDGSVTVQGTIQEGYKVIATKDVAVLGDIGLYNVPLVCAETGDIYIKGGIFANTTVEAGGNIYVRHANESSLKAKRDIRVGYYSIGSLLQSENVLLDDPKGKIVGGRVEALARVQAGIIGNKMERSTHISIAGFNREEREAELKDLLAKYKSLLTTIDQVKKEVSTLEGIKGRLTEQQLSQYQETYKYYERLLERGNELESKRQATMALLTTRGEGQLSIATEAFPETFVEIKQMAKKVDRMVKGTFYAEGKDLHYEGENE, from the coding sequence ATGGCGGTACATACACCGAGTGATTATATACAAATAGAAGAAGAAAATGAAACCGTTTACTTGCGTGTGTTGCAAAAAGGCGGAACGTTTAAGGATTTAGAATGGATGTTAACTGATCATCCACGGGTTCAAATCACGAAATTTCAACAAGCAAAAGAGGCGCTTGAACAAGAAGGTGGACGAGCGGAAATCGGGGTCATCAAACCTGCGGTGATTGTAAAGACCGATCGTTCAAAAATGAAAGCAACCCTTGTGTGGAATGTGACTGAGCAAGAATGGAAAGAGAATGCAAGTAAATGGGGACAAGAAGCGATAGTAGCGCTACGAAAAGCTGGCGTAGTTGAATCACCTGATTTACCTGCCATCTATTCATCGTTCTATGATAAGACAGCCGTTGTAGCAAGGGGGATTGAGCCTAGAGATGGAGAAGACTCTGTTGTATCCTACGTCGAATTGGCTTCTAGAAAGCCTACGATTAAATCGAATGGAGAAGCAGACTTTTACGATATGAATTTTGTGAATGAAGTGAAAAGTGGAGACTGGTTAGGAGAGAAGCTATCGGCAACGATCGGCACTCCTGGGAAGAACCTTTATGGTGATGTAATCCTTCAAACGAGTGGTAAAGAATTCCCTCTCTTATATGATGAAGAGACGGTGGAGCTTGTTCAAGAAGAGAATAAGCATGTGTTACGCGCTAAATGTGCAGGGGTAGTTGAACGGGTCAACGGTAAAATTCACGTGTCCAATCACTTAATGATCCCAGGGGATGTAGGGCCTGGCACAGGTCATATTGAATTTGATGGAAGTGTTACGGTTCAAGGTACCATTCAAGAAGGATATAAAGTTATAGCTACGAAAGATGTTGCTGTCTTAGGGGATATCGGTTTATATAATGTTCCGCTTGTTTGTGCGGAGACTGGAGATATCTACATCAAAGGTGGTATTTTTGCGAATACCACTGTAGAAGCAGGCGGCAATATCTATGTCAGACATGCCAATGAATCAAGTTTAAAAGCAAAAAGAGATATACGTGTTGGATATTATTCCATTGGAAGTCTCCTGCAATCTGAGAACGTTCTGCTCGATGATCCGAAAGGGAAAATTGTTGGGGGAAGGGTAGAAGCGTTGGCTCGTGTGCAGGCAGGGATTATTGGGAACAAAATGGAGCGGTCTACTCACATTTCTATAGCAGGCTTTAACCGTGAGGAAAGGGAAGCTGAGCTTAAAGATTTGTTAGCAAAGTATAAGTCTCTCCTTACGACAATTGATCAAGTAAAGAAAGAAGTCTCGACCTTAGAAGGAATTAAAGGTCGTTTAACTGAGCAACAACTTAGCCAATACCAGGAAACGTATAAGTATTATGAGCGCTTATTAGAAAGAGGAAATGAATTAGAGAGTAAACGTCAAGCTACAATGGCTCTTCTAACGACTAGGGGAGAAGGCCAGCTCTCCATTGCTACAGAAGCATTTCCGGAGACTTTTGTGGAGATTAAACAGATGGCTAAGAAAGTAGATCGAATGGTGAAAGGAACCTTTTATGCAGAGGGGAAAGACCTACATTACGAAGGGGAGAATGAGTAA
- the spo0A gene encoding sporulation transcription factor Spo0A, whose translation MEKIKVCLADDNRELLNMLEDYFDEQTDIEVIGTAYNGQECLEMLEDMDPDVLILDIIMPHVDGLAVLRRMKELDKQKLPNVIMLTAFGQEETTKKAVDLGASYFILKPFDLDNLRDHIRQVYGLAPNFESSSRSMRERKPEKKLNLDASITNIIHEIGVPAHIKGYMYLREAISMVYNDIELLGSITKVLYPDIAKKYNTTASRVERAIRHAIEVAWSRGNIDSISSLFGYTVSMTKAKPTNSEFIAMVADKLRLEHMAV comes from the coding sequence GTGGAAAAAATTAAAGTTTGCTTAGCGGATGACAACAGAGAACTCTTAAATATGCTGGAAGATTACTTTGACGAACAGACAGATATTGAGGTCATTGGTACAGCATATAATGGCCAAGAATGTTTAGAAATGTTAGAGGATATGGATCCGGATGTTCTTATTTTAGATATTATTATGCCTCATGTTGACGGTTTAGCGGTCTTACGTCGTATGAAGGAATTAGATAAGCAGAAACTTCCGAACGTTATTATGCTTACTGCATTTGGTCAGGAAGAGACAACGAAAAAAGCTGTTGACTTAGGTGCTTCTTACTTTATTTTAAAACCGTTTGATCTAGATAATTTACGTGATCATATTCGTCAGGTATATGGGCTTGCACCAAACTTTGAAAGCTCTAGTCGTTCAATGCGTGAGCGAAAACCAGAGAAAAAGCTGAATCTTGATGCAAGTATTACGAATATCATTCATGAAATTGGTGTTCCTGCTCATATCAAAGGATATATGTATCTTCGTGAAGCCATTTCAATGGTGTATAATGACATTGAGTTGCTCGGTTCCATCACGAAAGTTCTTTATCCGGATATTGCAAAGAAATACAATACGACAGCATCTCGTGTCGAGCGTGCGATCCGTCATGCCATTGAGGTGGCGTGGAGCCGCGGTAACATCGATTCCATTTCCTCCTTATTCGGTTACACGGTTTCCATGACGAAAGCGAAACCTACGAACAGTGAGTTCATTGCGATGGTGGCTGATAAATTACGCTTAGAGCACATGGCAGTGTAG
- the spoIVB gene encoding SpoIVB peptidase, with amino-acid sequence MKATEIFRKTLGILLLVAIVSVPFFKPAQTYFSIPDQVTIFKNQHSGTIPTLASAETKVKAGDTVLRQDGNALIGNEVGDSSVLYEVAGLPIKKVDVNVLDDFKVIPGGQSIGVKLHTLGVLIVGHHLVETSSGKVSPGEDAKIKVGDILLKINGKDIKQMSDVAPFVKKAGENQEAMKLTMKRNDETFETDLTPKYDQKDSKYRIGLYIRDSAAGIGTMTFYHPDSKKYGALGHVISDMDTRKPIEIHEGTIVRSNVTSIDKGSNGVPGEKHARFSAKENRIGSITRNSPFGIFGELDKQVDNGLRDEPMPIALSHQVKEGPAKILTVLEGEKVEEFDVEIVSTVPQKFPATKGMIVKITDPKLLKVTGGIVQGMSGSPIIQDGKVVGAVTHVFVNDPTSGYGVHIEWMLHEAGIDIYKSKSQQKAS; translated from the coding sequence TTGAAAGCAACCGAAATTTTCCGTAAGACACTTGGAATCCTGCTCCTTGTCGCTATTGTTAGCGTACCGTTTTTCAAACCTGCTCAAACGTATTTTTCGATCCCAGATCAGGTAACCATCTTTAAGAATCAACACTCAGGAACCATTCCTACATTAGCTTCTGCTGAAACAAAAGTAAAAGCAGGCGACACTGTTCTCAGACAAGATGGTAACGCGCTTATAGGGAACGAAGTTGGTGACAGTTCTGTCCTTTATGAGGTGGCCGGACTACCGATTAAAAAGGTAGATGTAAATGTGTTGGATGATTTTAAGGTGATACCAGGTGGTCAATCAATTGGTGTGAAATTACACACACTTGGAGTTTTAATTGTGGGTCATCACCTTGTTGAAACATCGTCAGGTAAAGTTTCTCCTGGAGAGGACGCGAAGATCAAGGTAGGAGACATCTTACTCAAAATTAATGGAAAAGACATTAAGCAAATGAGTGATGTAGCGCCATTCGTGAAGAAAGCTGGCGAAAATCAAGAGGCAATGAAGTTAACGATGAAACGCAATGATGAGACGTTCGAGACTGATTTGACACCTAAATATGATCAAAAAGATTCTAAATACCGTATAGGTTTGTATATAAGGGATTCAGCTGCAGGAATAGGGACGATGACGTTTTACCATCCAGATTCTAAGAAATATGGCGCTCTTGGCCATGTGATATCAGACATGGATACGAGAAAGCCAATTGAAATTCATGAAGGAACCATCGTACGATCGAATGTTACGTCAATTGATAAAGGAAGCAATGGCGTACCAGGAGAGAAACATGCCCGGTTCTCAGCTAAAGAGAACAGAATTGGGTCTATAACACGAAACAGTCCGTTTGGGATTTTTGGCGAATTAGATAAGCAAGTAGACAATGGTTTACGCGATGAGCCGATGCCAATCGCTCTGTCTCATCAGGTTAAAGAAGGCCCTGCTAAGATTTTAACCGTCTTAGAAGGGGAGAAAGTTGAAGAATTTGACGTGGAAATTGTAAGCACCGTTCCACAAAAGTTTCCTGCAACTAAAGGGATGATTGTCAAAATAACGGATCCTAAATTGTTGAAGGTGACAGGCGGTATTGTTCAAGGAATGAGTGGAAGCCCAATTATCCAAGATGGAAAAGTCGTAGGCGCGGTTACTCATGTATTTGTCAACGATCCTACATCAGGTTATGGGGTTCACATTGAATGGATGCTTCACGAAGCAGGTATTGATATTTATAAATCGAAATCACAGCAAAAAGCAAGTTAA